Proteins encoded in a region of the Buchnera aphidicola (Phyllaphis fagi) genome:
- the rplA gene encoding 50S ribosomal protein L1: MVKITKKIKNVKNKIDLKKTYKIYNAINLLKKFSTKNFIESLDVAINLGIDAKKSDQNIRGFTILPHGIGRKIKIAVFTQGENIKKATDNGADIAGSYELIDYFKNNKKSHFDVVIASPDSMNIIGKLGPILGPKGLMPNPKTGTITSNIVEAINNAKKGQIRYKNDKNGIIHTTIGKINFSNQQLQENLTQLLESLYKLKPIKSKGTFFKKITLSTTMGIGLLIQKDSINEKK, from the coding sequence ATGGTTAAAATAACAAAGAAAATAAAAAATGTAAAAAATAAAATTGATTTAAAAAAAACATATAAAATATATAATGCAATTAACTTACTAAAAAAATTTTCAACAAAAAACTTTATTGAAAGTTTAGATGTAGCAATTAATTTAGGTATTGATGCCAAAAAATCTGATCAAAATATTCGTGGATTTACTATACTTCCTCATGGTATTGGTCGTAAAATCAAAATTGCTGTATTTACTCAAGGTGAAAATATCAAAAAAGCAACAGACAATGGAGCTGATATCGCTGGAAGTTATGAATTAATAGATTACTTTAAAAATAACAAAAAAAGTCATTTTGATGTAGTGATTGCTTCTCCAGATAGTATGAATATTATAGGAAAATTAGGACCTATATTAGGTCCTAAAGGATTAATGCCTAATCCAAAAACAGGAACTATTACTTCTAATATTGTAGAAGCAATTAATAATGCAAAAAAAGGACAAATACGTTATAAAAATGATAAAAATGGAATTATACATACTACTATAGGAAAAATCAATTTTTCAAATCAACAATTACAAGAAAATTTAACACAATTACTAGAATCATTATATAAATTAAAACCTATAAAATCTAAAGGCACATTTTTTAAAAAAATAACATTATCTACTACTATGGGTATTGGATTATTAATTCAAAAAGATAGTATCAATGAAAAAAAATAA
- the metE gene encoding 5-methyltetrahydropteroyltriglutamate--homocysteine S-methyltransferase — MVVLNHTLGFPRIGVNRELKKAQENYWSGKISKQQLLKTGFQLRSKHWEKQRKLGINLIPVGDFAWYDHVLNMSMLLGNIPLRHRNTDGSIDLDTLFYTARGIAPNKKSVLASEMTKWFDTNYHYIVPEFVKNQSFKLSWFQLFDEIDEALKQGHNVKPVILGPLSYLWLGKIKGEKFNKLELLEELLCAYQEILMEIKSRNIEWVQIDEPILSLELPEQWVKSFKISYMLLTRHVKLLLTTYFESVYHNFDTIVQLPIQGLHIDLIDGKYDLKKINKRVPNDWVLSLGVINGRNIWKADLVYWFNIIQSIINNRINLWIGPSCSLLHSPVDLDVEKHIDPKVKQWFAFSVQKCIELSLLTQALNNNNVDILKTWSNLLYTHKNSHQVHNYKIQERLNNIIQYDAHRKSSYSIRSKKQKDNFNFPILPTTTIGSFPQTIDIRKLRLQFKNKKIDVENYKIEIKKHIKYIIEQQELLGIDVLVHGEPERNDMVEYFGEHLHGFIFTRFGWVQSYGSRCVKPPIIIGDVYRSKPITLEYAKYAQSLTNKPVKAMLTGPITILCWSFLREDLSKEMISYQIALALQDEVLELEHSGINIIQIDEPALREGLPLRQSDWKKYLDWSTKAFRLSCSKVQDTTQIHTHMCYCEFNDIMDAIVKLDADVITIETARSDMELLEFFKTFQYPNEIGPGVYDIHSPNIPKIHDIEKLLKKAIQYIPVNRLWVNPDCGLKTRNWEETRHALKNMVIATENIRSYIQKHNM, encoded by the coding sequence ATGGTTGTTTTAAATCACACTCTAGGTTTTCCTAGAATTGGTGTAAATAGAGAATTAAAAAAAGCTCAAGAAAACTATTGGTCTGGGAAAATTTCAAAACAACAACTTTTAAAAACAGGGTTTCAATTACGTTCTAAACATTGGGAAAAACAAAGAAAATTAGGAATTAATTTAATTCCAGTAGGTGATTTTGCTTGGTATGATCATGTTTTAAATATGAGTATGTTATTAGGTAATATACCATTAAGACATAGAAATACTGATGGATCGATTGATCTAGATACTTTATTTTATACAGCTCGAGGAATAGCGCCAAATAAAAAATCAGTTTTAGCATCAGAAATGACTAAATGGTTTGATACAAATTATCATTATATTGTTCCAGAATTTGTAAAAAATCAAAGTTTTAAATTATCTTGGTTTCAGTTATTTGATGAAATTGATGAAGCGTTAAAACAAGGTCATAATGTTAAACCGGTTATTTTAGGTCCTTTAAGTTATTTATGGTTAGGAAAGATTAAAGGAGAAAAATTTAATAAATTAGAATTATTAGAAGAATTATTATGCGCATACCAAGAAATATTAATGGAAATTAAATCAAGAAATATTGAATGGGTTCAAATTGATGAACCAATTTTATCATTAGAATTACCAGAACAATGGGTAAAATCTTTTAAAATTTCTTATATGTTATTAACAAGACATGTTAAATTATTATTAACTACATATTTTGAAAGTGTTTATCATAATTTTGATACAATTGTTCAGTTACCTATTCAAGGATTACATATTGATTTAATAGATGGTAAATATGATTTGAAAAAAATTAATAAACGAGTACCTAATGATTGGGTGTTATCTTTAGGTGTAATTAATGGTCGTAATATTTGGAAAGCAGATTTAGTATATTGGTTTAATATTATTCAGTCTATAATAAATAATCGTATTAACTTATGGATCGGACCTTCTTGTTCTTTATTACATAGTCCTGTTGATTTAGATGTTGAAAAACATATTGATCCAAAAGTGAAACAATGGTTTGCTTTTTCTGTACAAAAATGTATTGAATTAAGTTTATTAACTCAAGCATTGAATAATAATAATGTAGATATATTAAAAACATGGAGTAATTTACTATATACTCATAAAAATTCTCATCAAGTACATAATTATAAAATTCAAGAACGATTAAATAATATTATTCAATATGATGCTCATAGGAAATCATCTTATTCTATTCGATCAAAAAAACAAAAAGATAATTTCAATTTTCCTATTTTACCAACTACAACAATAGGTTCTTTCCCACAAACAATTGATATAAGAAAATTACGTCTTCAATTTAAAAATAAAAAAATTGATGTTGAAAATTATAAAATAGAAATTAAAAAACATATTAAATATATTATTGAACAACAAGAATTGTTAGGTATTGATGTTTTAGTACACGGTGAACCTGAACGAAACGATATGGTAGAATATTTTGGCGAACATTTACATGGATTTATATTTACACGTTTTGGATGGGTTCAAAGTTATGGATCAAGATGTGTTAAACCTCCTATAATAATTGGAGATGTATATCGTTCTAAACCAATTACTTTAGAATATGCAAAATATGCACAGTCTCTTACAAATAAACCCGTTAAAGCAATGTTAACTGGTCCAATTACTATTTTATGTTGGTCATTTTTAAGAGAAGATTTATCAAAAGAAATGATATCTTATCAAATTGCATTGGCACTACAAGACGAAGTATTAGAATTAGAACATTCCGGAATTAATATTATTCAAATTGATGAGCCTGCATTGCGAGAAGGTTTACCTTTACGCCAATCAGATTGGAAAAAATATTTAGATTGGTCTACTAAAGCATTTAGACTATCTTGTTCAAAAGTACAAGATACTACTCAGATTCATACACATATGTGTTATTGCGAATTTAATGATATTATGGACGCTATTGTGAAGTTAGATGCAGATGTAATAACTATTGAAACTGCTAGATCAGATATGGAATTATTAGAATTTTTTAAAACATTTCAATACCCTAATGAAATTGGTCCTGGAGTATATGATATTCATTCTCCAAATATTCCTAAAATTCATGATATCGAAAAATTATTAAAAAAAGCTATTCAGTACATTCCTGTCAATCGTTTGTGGGTAAATCCTGATTGTGGTTTAAAAACACGAAATTGGGAAGAAACTAGACATGCTTTAAAAAATATGGTTATTGCTACTGAAAATATTCGATCTTATATTCAAAAACATAATATGTAA
- the purH gene encoding bifunctional phosphoribosylaminoimidazolecarboxamide formyltransferase/IMP cyclohydrolase → MKKKNKIIKTALISVFNKSKIIKFATGLLENKIKIFSTSGTRKKLKKNHIKTHKICEITQYPEIINGQVKTIHPKIFGGILGNKKKYFDIIEKYQMTAIDMIVTNFYSFHDTHENMDIEKTIDIGGPAIVRAAAKNYKNVIVITDILDYEKILNEIYNTQYVSLETRLKLAYKAFHYTMNYDYKIKKYFNKKINDLYNNKINNLFPEKINLQYVKKQDLKYGENPHQKASFYIKKNKKTIPGVISSYKQLNGMLLSYNNISDANIALECVNQFYKPTCVIVKHGSPCGAALSDNIELSYLSAYNSDPISAFGGVISFNCLMDDKIIKTILDKQFVEVIVGPEITESGLKIIKQKKNVKLLICGYHNKKNVTFKELHSVNHGLLIQQNNFINNNQHNWNIVSQKKPNELEKKNAFFLWKIIKFIKSNAIVYGQNFKTISIGSGQTSRIDAVKIANAKYYENNKKLHNNKQPIIMASDAFFPFKDSIDIASLLGVSCIIQPGGSIRDSEVIESADKHNISMIFTGIRNFKH, encoded by the coding sequence ATGAAAAAAAAAAATAAAATTATTAAAACTGCTTTAATTAGTGTGTTTAACAAATCTAAAATTATAAAATTTGCAACAGGCTTATTAGAAAATAAAATTAAAATATTTTCTACTTCAGGAACAAGAAAAAAACTAAAAAAAAACCATATAAAAACACATAAAATATGTGAAATAACACAATATCCAGAAATCATAAACGGACAAGTAAAAACTATACATCCTAAAATTTTTGGGGGTATTTTAGGTAATAAAAAAAAATATTTTGATATAATTGAAAAATATCAAATGACTGCTATTGATATGATTGTAACTAATTTTTATTCATTTCATGATACTCATGAAAATATGGATATAGAAAAAACAATTGATATTGGTGGACCTGCTATAGTAAGAGCTGCTGCAAAAAATTATAAAAATGTTATTGTTATAACAGATATACTAGATTATGAAAAAATATTAAATGAGATTTATAATACTCAATATGTTAGTCTAGAAACTAGATTAAAATTAGCTTATAAAGCTTTTCATTATACTATGAATTATGATTATAAGATTAAAAAATATTTTAATAAAAAAATTAATGACCTATATAACAATAAAATAAATAATTTATTTCCTGAAAAAATAAATTTACAATATGTAAAAAAACAAGACTTAAAATATGGAGAAAACCCTCATCAAAAAGCATCTTTTTATATTAAAAAAAATAAAAAAACCATACCAGGAGTTATAAGTTCTTACAAACAATTGAATGGAATGCTTCTTTCATATAATAATATATCTGATGCTAATATAGCATTAGAATGTGTTAATCAATTTTATAAACCTACTTGTGTGATTGTAAAACACGGTAGTCCATGTGGTGCAGCATTATCAGATAATATAGAATTATCTTATTTATCTGCTTATAATAGTGATCCAATTTCAGCATTTGGTGGTGTTATTAGTTTTAATTGTTTAATGGACGATAAAATAATTAAAACAATTTTAGATAAACAATTTGTAGAAGTAATTGTAGGACCTGAAATTACTGAATCGGGGTTAAAAATTATTAAACAAAAAAAAAACGTTAAACTTTTAATTTGTGGATATCATAATAAAAAAAATGTTACATTTAAAGAATTACATAGCGTTAATCATGGTTTATTAATACAGCAAAATAATTTTATTAATAATAATCAACATAATTGGAATATAGTAAGTCAAAAAAAACCTAATGAATTGGAAAAAAAAAATGCTTTTTTTTTATGGAAAATAATAAAATTTATTAAATCTAATGCAATTGTATATGGTCAAAATTTTAAAACTATTAGTATTGGATCAGGACAAACCAGTCGGATTGATGCAGTCAAAATAGCTAATGCAAAATATTATGAAAACAATAAAAAACTCCATAATAACAAGCAACCAATTATTATGGCTTCTGATGCATTTTTCCCATTTAAAGATAGTATAGATATAGCTTCATTATTAGGAGTATCCTGTATTATTCAACCAGGAGGATCTATTAGAGATTCTGAAGTTATAGAATCAGCAGATAAGCATAATATTTCTATGATTTTTACAGGAATACGAAATTTTAAACATTAA
- the rpoB gene encoding DNA-directed RNA polymerase subunit beta encodes MYSHTEKKRIRKDFRKHPKILKIPYLLNIQLNSFKKFIKQDVTGKSGLESAFRSVFPIKSYNGNSELQYISYRLGKKIFNVTECKTRGMTYSIPIRVKLRLIIYQIENLDIIVKEIKEQEVYMGEIPVMTHHGTFIINGTERVVVSQLHRSPGVFFDSDKGKTNSSGKILYHARIIPYRGSWLDFEFDTKDHLFARIDRRRKFPISIILRALGCNTEEILKIFFKKNIFQLKNNKIYMELIPDRLRGETASFNIIYNNIIYVAKGKRITIRHIKKLKNEKIQSIEVPIEYLVGQIVCKNYINSYTNDVIILANTPLTLENIKNIQKSKFQCIETIFTNDIDHGAYISNTLNIDTTIDQSSALIEIYKIMRPGEPPSKEVSENLFFNLFFSEHRYELSLVGRMKLNKSVSRQEITGKSILDKQDIIDVIKKLIDIRNGKKETDDIDHLGNRRVRSVGEMVENQFRIGLIRVEKTVKERLSLGDLNILMPQDVINAKPISAIVKEFFTSSQLSQFMDQNNPLAEITHKRRISALGLGGLTRERAGFEVRDVHPTHYGRVCPVETPEGPNIGLINSLSVYAQTNEYGFLETPYRKVKNGLVTQEIQYLSAIEEGQYIIAQINSRINSNNYFIDQLIMCRYKGESGLFDVKKIDYMDISAQQIVSVGTSLIPFLEHDDANRALMGANMQRQAIPNLKPEKPLVGTGMERSVAIDSGVTVVAKRSGIIQYVDASRIVVKVCNNETDLEESGIDIYNLIKYSRSNQNTCINQIPCVQLHENIYKGDVLADGPSTDLGELALGHNMRVAFMPWHGYNYEDSILISENIIKKDQFTTIHIQELSCIARDTKLGPEEISSDIPNIHESALSKLDESGIVYIGAEIKGGDILVGKVTPKGENQLTPEEKLLRAIFGEKASDVKDSSLRVPNSVSGTVIDVQIFTRDGIKKDKRTIEIENMQLQKIKKDLTEEFKILESNIFNRAKNILIKSSIESNYLNTLNKKLWLTIDIQDKKNAQELNKINKKYKKLKKIFKNTIELQRKKITKGDDLAPGILKVVKISLAVKRQIKTGDKMAGRHGNKGVISKINPIEDMPYDKNGVPIDIVLNPLGVPSRMNIGQILETHLGMAAKGIGDKINKMLKNQEKIYKIRSFIQTVFNLGKKIKQKIDFNTLSDSEILTLAHNFKYGLPISTPVFDGAQEEEIKKLLKLGDLPQSGQITLFDGRTGEQFERPVTVGYMYMLKLNHLVDDKMHARSTGSYSLITQQPLGGKAQFGGQRFGEMEVWALEAYGASYTLQEMLTVKSDDVYGRSNMYKNIVEGNYQMDPGTPESFNVLLKEIRSLGINIELDDE; translated from the coding sequence GTGTATTCTCACACAGAGAAAAAAAGGATTCGTAAAGATTTTAGGAAACATCCTAAAATCTTAAAAATCCCATATCTTCTTAATATTCAACTAAATTCTTTCAAAAAATTTATTAAACAAGATGTAACAGGTAAATCAGGATTAGAATCGGCATTCCGTTCTGTATTCCCTATTAAAAGTTATAATGGTAATTCTGAATTACAATATATAAGTTATCGTTTAGGTAAAAAAATATTTAATGTTACAGAATGTAAAACTAGAGGTATGACATATTCTATACCTATACGCGTCAAATTAAGATTAATAATATATCAAATAGAAAATTTAGATATTATTGTTAAAGAAATTAAAGAACAAGAAGTATATATGGGTGAAATTCCAGTTATGACCCATCATGGAACATTTATTATTAATGGTACTGAAAGAGTTGTTGTATCTCAATTACATCGTAGTCCAGGAGTATTTTTTGATAGTGATAAAGGAAAAACTAATTCTTCTGGTAAAATTTTATACCATGCTCGAATTATACCTTATCGAGGATCATGGTTAGATTTTGAATTTGATACTAAAGATCATTTATTTGCACGTATAGATCGTCGTAGAAAATTTCCAATTAGTATAATTTTACGTGCTTTAGGATGTAATACTGAAGAAATTTTAAAAATTTTTTTTAAAAAAAATATATTTCAGTTAAAAAATAATAAAATATATATGGAATTAATTCCTGATAGATTAAGAGGAGAAACAGCATCTTTTAATATTATTTATAATAATATTATATATGTTGCAAAAGGAAAACGTATTACTATTCGACATATTAAAAAATTAAAAAATGAAAAAATTCAATCCATAGAAGTTCCTATTGAATATTTAGTAGGACAAATTGTTTGTAAAAATTATATCAATTCATATACTAATGACGTTATTATATTAGCTAATACTCCATTAACATTAGAAAATATAAAAAATATCCAAAAATCTAAATTTCAATGTATAGAAACAATTTTTACTAATGATATTGATCATGGTGCATATATATCTAATACATTAAATATTGATACAACTATTGATCAATCTAGCGCATTAATAGAAATATATAAAATTATGAGACCCGGTGAACCTCCTAGTAAAGAAGTTTCAGAAAATTTATTTTTTAATTTATTTTTTTCTGAACATAGATATGAACTTTCATTAGTAGGAAGAATGAAATTAAATAAATCTGTATCTCGTCAAGAAATTACAGGTAAAAGTATATTAGATAAACAAGATATTATTGATGTTATAAAAAAACTTATTGATATACGAAATGGAAAAAAAGAAACTGATGATATTGATCATTTAGGTAATAGAAGAGTTAGATCTGTTGGTGAAATGGTAGAAAATCAATTTAGAATTGGTTTAATACGAGTTGAAAAAACAGTTAAAGAAAGACTATCTTTAGGAGATTTAAATATATTAATGCCTCAAGATGTTATTAATGCAAAACCAATTTCAGCTATTGTTAAAGAATTTTTTACTTCTAGTCAATTATCTCAATTTATGGATCAAAATAATCCTTTAGCAGAAATTACACATAAACGACGAATCTCTGCACTTGGATTAGGCGGTTTAACTCGAGAAAGAGCAGGATTTGAAGTTCGAGATGTACATCCTACTCATTATGGTAGAGTTTGCCCTGTTGAAACACCAGAAGGGCCAAATATTGGATTAATTAATTCTTTATCAGTATATGCGCAAACTAATGAATATGGTTTTTTAGAAACACCATATCGAAAAGTTAAAAATGGATTAGTAACACAAGAAATTCAATATTTATCAGCTATAGAAGAAGGACAATATATAATTGCACAAATTAATTCACGTATTAACTCAAATAATTATTTTATTGATCAATTAATTATGTGTAGATATAAAGGAGAATCTGGTTTATTTGATGTAAAAAAAATTGATTATATGGATATTTCTGCCCAACAAATTGTTTCTGTAGGTACTTCTTTGATACCATTTTTAGAACATGATGATGCTAATCGAGCATTAATGGGAGCTAATATGCAAAGACAAGCTATTCCTAATTTAAAACCAGAAAAACCCTTAGTTGGTACTGGAATGGAACGATCTGTTGCAATTGATTCAGGTGTAACAGTTGTTGCTAAAAGAAGTGGAATAATACAATATGTTGATGCATCAAGAATAGTAGTAAAAGTATGTAACAATGAAACTGATCTAGAAGAATCTGGAATTGATATTTACAATTTAATAAAATATAGTAGATCTAATCAAAATACCTGTATTAATCAAATTCCTTGTGTTCAATTACATGAAAATATTTATAAAGGAGATGTATTAGCAGATGGTCCATCTACAGATTTAGGAGAATTAGCATTAGGTCACAACATGAGAGTAGCATTCATGCCGTGGCATGGATATAATTACGAAGATTCTATATTAATATCAGAAAATATTATTAAAAAAGATCAATTTACTACTATTCATATTCAAGAATTATCATGTATTGCTCGAGATACTAAATTAGGTCCAGAAGAAATTAGTTCTGATATACCTAATATTCATGAATCAGCTTTATCTAAATTAGATGAATCAGGAATTGTATATATTGGAGCAGAAATTAAAGGTGGAGATATTTTAGTTGGTAAAGTAACCCCTAAAGGAGAAAATCAACTCACTCCTGAAGAAAAGTTATTACGTGCTATTTTTGGTGAAAAAGCATCTGATGTAAAAGATTCATCTTTACGAGTTCCAAATAGTGTTTCAGGAACAGTAATTGATGTACAAATATTCACGAGAGATGGTATAAAAAAAGATAAAAGAACTATAGAAATTGAAAATATGCAATTACAAAAAATTAAAAAAGATTTAACAGAAGAATTTAAAATTTTAGAATCAAATATATTTAATAGAGCCAAAAATATACTTATTAAATCATCCATTGAAAGTAACTATTTAAATACATTAAATAAAAAACTATGGCTAACTATTGATATACAAGATAAAAAAAATGCTCAAGAACTAAATAAAATTAATAAAAAATATAAAAAACTTAAAAAAATATTTAAAAACACAATAGAATTGCAAAGAAAAAAAATTACTAAAGGAGATGATTTAGCACCAGGAATATTAAAAGTTGTTAAAATATCTTTAGCAGTGAAACGTCAAATTAAAACTGGTGATAAAATGGCAGGAAGACATGGAAATAAAGGAGTAATATCTAAAATTAATCCTATAGAAGATATGCCATATGATAAAAATGGAGTACCAATTGATATCGTTCTTAATCCATTAGGAGTACCTTCAAGAATGAATATTGGTCAAATTTTAGAAACTCATTTAGGCATGGCTGCGAAAGGTATTGGAGATAAAATTAATAAAATGTTAAAAAATCAAGAAAAAATTTATAAAATACGTTCTTTTATACAAACAGTATTTAATTTAGGTAAAAAAATAAAACAAAAAATTGATTTTAATACTTTATCTGATTCAGAAATTTTAACATTAGCACATAATTTTAAATATGGTTTACCTATTTCAACACCTGTATTTGATGGTGCTCAAGAAGAAGAAATTAAAAAATTATTAAAATTAGGTGATTTACCACAATCAGGACAAATAACGTTATTTGACGGTCGAACAGGAGAACAATTTGAACGACCTGTTACTGTTGGATATATGTATATGCTTAAATTAAATCATTTAGTAGATGATAAAATGCATGCGCGTTCAACTGGATCTTATAGTTTAATTACTCAACAACCTCTAGGTGGAAAAGCTCAATTTGGAGGACAAAGATTTGGTGAAATGGAAGTATGGGCATTAGAAGCATATGGAGCATCATATACATTACAAGAAATGTTAACTGTTAAATCGGATGATGTTTATGGAAGAAGTAATATGTATAAAAATATAGTAGAAGGTAACTATCAAATGGACCCTGGTACACCTGAATCATTTAATGTTCTATTAAAGGAAATTCGATCTTTAGGAATTAATATTGAACTTGACGATGAATAA
- the rplJ gene encoding 50S ribosomal protein L10, producing MILNIQKKKNIIAKINKIAHIALSVIIADTRTVNVNKITQLRKHGRINNVKIHVVKNTLLKISFQNTSLECLNNHLFGPSLIAFSINDSESAIKLFHNFHKNNKNFKIITAALHGKILSPLEINQIANLPSYQEAIIHLIITIKTATIGKLLFVLLAIKQKKCTIK from the coding sequence ATGATATTAAATATACAAAAAAAAAAAAATATTATTGCTAAAATAAATAAAATAGCTCATATTGCATTATCAGTTATTATTGCTGATACTCGAACGGTAAATGTTAATAAAATTACTCAATTACGTAAACATGGTCGAATAAATAATGTTAAAATTCATGTTGTAAAAAATACTTTACTTAAAATATCATTTCAAAATACATCATTAGAATGTTTAAATAATCATTTATTTGGACCATCTTTAATTGCATTTTCAATCAATGATTCAGAAAGTGCAATAAAATTATTTCACAATTTTCATAAAAATAATAAAAATTTTAAAATTATTACTGCTGCATTACACGGGAAAATATTATCACCACTAGAAATTAATCAAATTGCAAATTTACCTTCATATCAAGAAGCAATTATACATTTGATAATCACTATAAAAACCGCAACAATAGGAAAATTACTTTTTGTTTTATTAGCAATAAAACAAAAAAAATGTACAATAAAATAA
- the rplK gene encoding 50S ribosomal protein L11: MAKKIQSYIKLQISSGMANPSPPIGPALGQKGVNIMEFCKSFNKTTEKLEKGIPIPVIITIYSDRSFTFITKTPPASFLLKKYSGIKLGSSKPKIEQSGSITQENIEKIAKIKSIDLTGSNIEKMKKSIIGTAKSIGLKIED, from the coding sequence ATGGCTAAAAAAATACAATCATATATAAAATTACAAATTTCTTCTGGTATGGCTAATCCTAGCCCTCCAATTGGTCCTGCATTAGGACAAAAAGGAGTAAATATTATGGAATTTTGTAAATCTTTTAATAAAACAACAGAAAAATTAGAAAAAGGTATACCAATACCAGTAATTATTACTATTTATTCTGATCGATCATTTACTTTTATTACAAAAACACCCCCAGCATCTTTTTTATTAAAAAAATATTCTGGTATAAAATTAGGATCCAGTAAACCAAAAATTGAACAATCTGGATCGATTACTCAAGAAAATATTGAAAAAATTGCAAAAATTAAATCAATTGATTTAACAGGATCAAATATTGAAAAAATGAAAAAATCTATTATAGGAACCGCAAAATCAATAGGTTTAAAAATAGAGGATTAA
- a CDS encoding TIGR00645 family protein: MEKIIEKTIYASRWLMFPVYIGLSFGFILLTVKFFQQIIFIVPKILIMSESGLVLIVLSLIDIALVGGLLVMVMFSGYENFISKMDINDNKKRLGWMGKMDVSSIKNKVASSIVAISSVHLLRLFMEVEKVLDNKIMWCVIIHLTFVLSAFGMAYIDKMSKKKVENYYKKNHITY; the protein is encoded by the coding sequence ATGGAAAAAATTATTGAAAAAACCATATATGCTTCTCGTTGGTTAATGTTTCCTGTATATATTGGATTATCATTTGGATTTATATTATTAACTGTCAAATTTTTTCAACAAATTATTTTTATTGTTCCAAAAATTTTAATTATGTCTGAATCCGGATTAGTATTAATTGTTTTATCATTAATTGATATTGCTTTAGTTGGAGGTTTATTAGTTATGGTAATGTTTTCAGGATATGAAAATTTTATTTCCAAAATGGATATTAATGATAATAAAAAACGATTAGGGTGGATGGGTAAAATGGACGTTAGTTCAATTAAAAATAAAGTAGCTTCTTCAATTGTTGCAATTTCTTCTGTTCATCTTCTTCGATTATTTATGGAAGTTGAAAAAGTATTAGATAATAAAATTATGTGGTGTGTCATTATCCATTTAACATTTGTATTATCAGCATTTGGTATGGCGTATATTGATAAAATGAGTAAAAAAAAAGTTGAAAATTATTATAAAAAAAATCATATTACTTATTAA
- the rplL gene encoding 50S ribosomal protein L7/L12 — translation MSITKEKILEAVSKMSVMDIVELISSMEKKFGVSAAIPIHNTNTQNVKEKEEKTEFDVLLKSIGKNKISVIKAVRSATNLGLKESKDLVESAPTIIKEKINKKDAESLKNNLEKVGAEVEIK, via the coding sequence ATGTCTATAACTAAAGAAAAAATATTAGAAGCAGTATCAAAAATGTCTGTTATGGATATTGTTGAATTAATTTCTAGTATGGAAAAAAAATTCGGAGTTTCTGCTGCAATACCAATACATAATACAAATACTCAAAATGTAAAAGAAAAAGAAGAAAAAACAGAATTTGATGTATTATTAAAATCTATTGGTAAAAATAAAATATCAGTAATTAAAGCTGTAAGAAGTGCAACTAACCTTGGATTAAAAGAATCTAAAGATTTAGTAGAATCAGCTCCAACAATTATCAAAGAAAAAATAAATAAAAAAGATGCTGAATCGTTAAAAAATAATTTAGAAAAAGTTGGCGCTGAAGTTGAAATAAAATAG